The following are encoded in a window of Methylicorpusculum oleiharenae genomic DNA:
- the traN gene encoding conjugal transfer mating pair stabilization protein TraN, whose product MKQSLNHQPPISKSLSAVLCITMAWTPYGVSWADAIQAAGRDGQQLGQQVLGGFAFPLDTGNGTLSLNPGTAQESAISIGTLFPDTHSATTTAQDFADLYGNNPGTIAAGLNAQTALNSETSFTGEAYRTLIDNAHQSHPDLHVDPIWQNGDQVFSNFTPWAQSFSDCTTTTTQIETQQSVRVPDYQLCLRQPTVPQSCTATHEVRVEPLLTFVSGTGGLSSCGPGCLDVYIGRVGNNYWSAGCGLFIWQVTYNVLHPEAITSARLEHVVYDDQTRLFFDGNLIYTGASGWGACELSKSWVEYPNRDVTYAFNSSGHKVFQQNTIVGGMGEGYARIRLRYDVSKLITQDQWRWDGPNCQNLANAISDGICQAGSQLTCSNDPANASGCYVDPTSQVMVCGSNLTPAPVVGSSGIRNTCMRLQATGHCELNHYGQCWTDTAGTHCLQPPANGMPSKTCESLETQGCSFIKSQCTSVLDSGTCWDSVDTYDCGQTVGIPGIQSNTQQQCVGPIRCMGEDCIAVNRTQSQDFSKAVALLNSAQQMAMDLQCDYANADLRQKDPSTCQVFKGKPASCKMVGGALSLVDCCETPSGAMGLGRYIDLLLATSQMDNAVMAMDSTSVVRGAWETMRTPFTLAGDAWNSFQADFASIVNDLVGTDMLSTSDIASKGLLDSLKGELMKSVAEWIGQTFGQTAGNALFSAGGQAAFDAAGNLTPAAQSGGVQLGGGAAMAGQLLSTLMAAYTAVMIIIMIIQMIYSCEEPEYELAAKKQLKVCKDLGTFCESKVLGVCMVRKESYCCYNSPLARILNEQIKPQLGMDFGTPEKPICSGVKVADLDRIDWTQVNLDEWLAILAQTGHLPTADNAAAMLNLDQLTGSGSRLNPQKYGTAATTRQDTLTRTQGRMTDLDVPTVKRQSELEGWGMGP is encoded by the coding sequence ATGAAACAATCACTTAACCATCAGCCACCAATAAGTAAAAGCCTGTCTGCCGTGTTGTGCATCACGATGGCCTGGACACCGTATGGCGTTTCCTGGGCGGATGCCATTCAGGCGGCGGGGCGCGATGGCCAACAACTAGGCCAGCAAGTGCTGGGCGGTTTTGCGTTTCCACTCGATACCGGCAACGGCACATTGAGCTTGAATCCAGGAACCGCTCAGGAAAGTGCCATCTCCATAGGCACGCTGTTTCCGGATACCCATAGCGCCACGACCACGGCCCAAGACTTTGCCGATCTTTATGGCAACAACCCCGGAACGATCGCAGCCGGGTTAAATGCACAGACCGCCTTGAACAGCGAAACCAGCTTCACTGGCGAAGCCTATCGGACCCTGATCGACAATGCCCACCAGTCGCACCCGGACTTACACGTCGATCCGATCTGGCAAAACGGCGACCAGGTATTCAGCAATTTCACGCCCTGGGCGCAGTCGTTTTCGGATTGCACGACCACGACGACCCAAATCGAAACTCAGCAATCGGTGCGGGTACCGGATTATCAGCTGTGTCTGCGGCAACCGACGGTACCGCAAAGCTGTACGGCGACGCATGAGGTCAGGGTCGAGCCGTTGTTAACCTTTGTGTCGGGTACCGGCGGCTTGTCGAGTTGCGGCCCCGGTTGTCTGGATGTGTACATCGGCCGAGTTGGCAATAACTATTGGTCGGCTGGTTGCGGGTTATTCATCTGGCAGGTGACGTACAATGTGCTTCATCCGGAAGCGATTACCAGTGCGCGTCTGGAGCATGTCGTTTACGACGATCAAACCCGCTTGTTTTTCGACGGTAATCTAATATACACGGGTGCCAGCGGCTGGGGTGCTTGCGAGTTGTCGAAAAGTTGGGTGGAGTATCCGAATCGGGATGTTACCTATGCCTTTAACAGCAGCGGACACAAAGTTTTCCAACAAAATACTATCGTCGGTGGCATGGGCGAAGGTTATGCGCGGATTCGGCTGCGCTATGACGTGTCGAAACTGATCACCCAGGACCAATGGCGCTGGGACGGTCCGAATTGTCAGAATCTGGCCAACGCGATTAGCGACGGCATTTGCCAAGCCGGTAGTCAATTGACGTGTAGCAACGATCCCGCCAATGCGTCAGGTTGTTACGTCGATCCGACTTCGCAGGTGATGGTCTGCGGGTCGAATTTAACCCCAGCGCCCGTGGTCGGTTCGTCGGGAATTCGCAATACCTGTATGCGTCTCCAGGCCACGGGCCACTGTGAATTGAACCACTACGGCCAGTGCTGGACGGATACTGCGGGTACGCATTGTTTGCAGCCGCCGGCGAATGGGATGCCCAGTAAAACGTGTGAGTCATTGGAAACCCAAGGCTGTTCGTTCATCAAAAGCCAATGTACCAGTGTACTCGACTCCGGTACCTGCTGGGACAGCGTCGATACTTACGACTGCGGACAAACGGTGGGCATTCCCGGCATACAAAGCAATACCCAGCAGCAATGCGTTGGGCCGATTCGTTGCATGGGGGAAGACTGCATTGCCGTCAATCGCACCCAAAGTCAGGATTTTAGTAAGGCAGTGGCGTTATTGAATAGCGCCCAGCAAATGGCGATGGATTTGCAGTGTGACTATGCCAATGCCGATTTACGACAAAAGGACCCCAGCACTTGCCAGGTATTTAAGGGTAAACCCGCCAGTTGCAAGATGGTCGGCGGTGCGCTCAGTCTGGTCGATTGCTGCGAAACGCCGTCAGGTGCGATGGGGCTAGGCCGCTATATTGATTTGCTGCTGGCCACCAGTCAGATGGACAATGCGGTGATGGCCATGGACAGCACCTCCGTGGTCAGAGGAGCCTGGGAAACCATGCGGACACCGTTCACCTTGGCCGGCGATGCCTGGAACAGTTTTCAGGCGGATTTTGCCTCGATAGTGAATGACTTGGTCGGCACCGACATGCTGAGTACCAGCGACATTGCCTCAAAAGGGCTACTCGATTCACTCAAAGGCGAATTGATGAAGTCGGTAGCGGAATGGATAGGTCAGACCTTTGGCCAGACTGCAGGTAATGCGCTGTTCAGTGCCGGTGGCCAAGCGGCATTCGATGCCGCGGGCAATCTGACACCCGCTGCACAATCGGGTGGTGTGCAATTAGGGGGTGGTGCAGCAATGGCCGGGCAATTACTGAGTACCTTGATGGCCGCTTATACGGCAGTGATGATCATCATCATGATTATCCAAATGATCTATTCCTGCGAGGAACCGGAATACGAACTGGCCGCCAAGAAACAACTGAAAGTTTGCAAGGATCTGGGTACCTTTTGCGAGAGTAAAGTATTAGGCGTCTGTATGGTCCGTAAGGAAAGTTACTGCTGTTATAACTCGCCGCTGGCCCGTATCCTCAACGAACAAATCAAGCCGCAATTGGGGATGGATTTCGGTACGCCGGAAAAACCCATTTGTAGCGGGGTCAAAGTCGCCGATCTGGACCGAATAGACTGGACGCAGGTCAATCTGGACGAATGGTTGGCCATATTGGCGCAGACCGGGCATTTACCGACCGCCGACAATGCCGCCGCCATGCTCAACCTGGATCAGCTAACCGGAAGCGGTAGCCGACTCAATCCGCAAAAATACGGGACAGCGGCAACGACTCGCCAAGATACCTTGACGCGCACCCAAGGCCGCATGACCGATTTGGATGTACCCACGGTCAAACGGCAGTCGGAACTGGAAGGCTGGGGCATGGGTCCGTAA
- a CDS encoding WYL domain-containing protein produces MISFKQPDIQLKWDTRQRLALLEATVMWEGRVTTGSLIQLFGISRGQASKDFSLYHQLAEGNLLYDRNQKAYFPSEHFIPFFMRGTAEEYLRLIEAGSCLGQSVVLPIIPTGVGVELLCAPARKLDFQVLRMIHQAIREKRQIKVHYQSLSNVPIGLILEPHTLVFNGFRWHIRAFSHEHNDYRDFVLARFISLPEFADSAIHFVENDADWNRVETIVIAPHPELSPEQQAVIADDFGMTSGKLQIIVRRALRLYMLRMLHLDQPSLVPKIQQIVWLNREQAEIESPDIAQ; encoded by the coding sequence ATGATTTCATTCAAGCAACCGGACATTCAATTAAAGTGGGATACCCGACAACGCTTAGCTTTGTTGGAGGCTACTGTCATGTGGGAAGGGCGGGTGACAACAGGCAGTCTGATTCAATTGTTTGGCATTTCTCGTGGCCAGGCCTCTAAGGACTTTTCGCTTTATCACCAGCTAGCGGAAGGCAATTTGCTCTACGACCGGAATCAAAAGGCTTATTTCCCAAGTGAACATTTTATACCGTTCTTTATGCGCGGTACTGCCGAGGAATATTTGCGTTTGATTGAAGCTGGCAGTTGCTTAGGGCAGTCCGTGGTATTACCGATCATTCCAACCGGAGTTGGTGTCGAATTGCTCTGTGCACCGGCACGCAAACTGGATTTCCAAGTTCTACGCATGATTCATCAAGCAATAAGGGAAAAACGCCAAATCAAAGTTCACTATCAATCGTTATCAAATGTACCAATAGGGTTAATTCTTGAACCGCATACTTTGGTGTTCAACGGCTTTCGCTGGCATATCAGAGCCTTTAGCCACGAACACAATGATTATCGGGATTTTGTTTTGGCCCGATTCATATCCCTGCCGGAGTTTGCCGATAGTGCGATACATTTTGTCGAAAACGATGCGGATTGGAATCGTGTTGAAACAATTGTCATCGCGCCACATCCTGAGCTAAGTCCGGAACAACAAGCAGTGATCGCGGATGATTTTGGCATGACGTCCGGTAAGCTGCAGATTATTGTGCGCCGCGCGTTGCGACTTTATATGCTGCGTATGCTCCATCTCGATCAACCATCTTTAGTGCCTAAGATTCAGCAAATCGTTTGGCTGAATCGTGAACAGGCTGAAATCGAATCACCGGATATTGCCCAATGA
- a CDS encoding BPTD_3080 family restriction endonuclease, giving the protein MENEFFSKPILNSPYEYPARHWELDDKGQPTQLIVEQRRRAEFITPIPKPKKRKGAGEQAQLFDFEEFDAISSSDQRYDPTPIINELRKKVDDWRKLPDATSWLVTPETARLLQHWRHHSFNGVKPFFCQIEAVETAIWLTEVAPKLGKKGSKFLQHLETANQNANPGLMRLALKLATGAGKTTVMAMIIAWQTVNAVRRPASKNFSRGFLIVTPGLTIRDRLRVLQPNDPDSYYQSREIVPSDMLADIERAKIVITNYHAFKLRERLVLSKGGRLLLQGRGGETLSTLETEGQMLQRVMPELMGMKNIMVLNDEAHHCYREKPSQDEESLKGDEKKEAEKNREAARLWITGLETAHRKLGIQRVMDLSATPFFLSGSGYVEGTLFPWAMSDFSLMDAIECGIVKLPRVPVADNIPGEAMPKFRNLWEHIGKKMPKKGRGQGKALDPLSIPVELQTALEALYGHYEKTYALWQENGIKVPPCFIVVCNNTSTSKLIYDYISGFRPENQDGSSGFVNGRLPLFRNFDDHGSQLARPNTLLIDSEQLESGEALDDNFRKMAGDEIERFRREIIERTGDLKQADNLTDQELLREVMNTVGKEGRLGESIRCVVSVSMLTEGWDTNTVTHVLGVRAFGTQLLCEQVIGRALRRQSYELNEDNLFNVEYADVLGIPFDFTAKPVVAPPQPPRQTVHVKAVRPERDTLEIQFPRVQGYRVELPEERLTAEFNTDSVLELTPDLVGPSVTQNAGIIGESVDLNLVHTGDMRMSTLLFHLTQRLLYTKWRDPGDEAKLHLFGQLKRITKQWLDTCLECKGGTYPAQLMYQELADMACERITAAITRSLVGNRPIKAVLDPYNPTGSTNQVSFNTSKTDRWETAANRCHINWVVLDSDWEAEFCRVAEKHPKVKAYVKNHSLGLEVPYRYGSETRKYLPDFIVRIDDGQGEDDLLNLIVEIKGYRREDAKDKKATMETYWVPGVNNLKTYGRWAFAEFTEVYQIETDFEAKVEAEFAKLLDVVSQGQN; this is encoded by the coding sequence ATGGAAAACGAATTTTTCAGCAAGCCCATCCTCAATTCGCCTTACGAATATCCGGCAAGGCATTGGGAACTCGATGATAAAGGCCAACCCACGCAGCTGATTGTAGAACAACGCCGACGGGCTGAATTTATTACCCCCATCCCAAAACCCAAGAAACGGAAAGGCGCCGGTGAACAGGCTCAACTATTCGATTTTGAGGAATTTGATGCCATTTCTTCAAGCGATCAGCGTTATGACCCAACCCCAATCATCAACGAATTGCGCAAAAAGGTAGATGACTGGAGGAAACTGCCAGACGCGACGAGTTGGTTAGTTACCCCTGAAACTGCACGTTTGCTTCAGCACTGGCGCCATCATTCTTTTAATGGTGTGAAGCCGTTTTTCTGTCAGATAGAGGCCGTAGAAACGGCTATCTGGTTGACCGAAGTCGCCCCCAAGCTAGGAAAAAAAGGTAGCAAGTTCCTACAGCATTTAGAAACAGCCAACCAAAACGCCAATCCCGGACTCATGCGTTTGGCGCTGAAATTAGCCACCGGTGCTGGCAAGACGACCGTTATGGCTATGATCATTGCCTGGCAAACCGTTAATGCGGTCCGTCGCCCCGCTAGTAAAAACTTCTCGCGAGGTTTTCTCATCGTCACTCCGGGCTTAACCATTCGTGACCGGTTACGAGTACTGCAACCCAACGATCCAGACAGCTACTATCAAAGCCGAGAAATTGTGCCCAGCGACATGCTGGCCGATATCGAACGCGCAAAAATCGTCATCACCAATTACCACGCTTTTAAATTACGTGAACGGTTAGTGTTGTCAAAAGGTGGCCGTTTGTTATTACAAGGTCGCGGCGGCGAAACGCTCAGCACGCTGGAAACTGAAGGCCAAATGTTGCAGCGGGTCATGCCGGAATTGATGGGCATGAAAAATATCATGGTGCTCAATGACGAGGCCCATCACTGCTATCGTGAAAAACCCTCTCAAGACGAAGAATCCCTCAAAGGCGACGAAAAAAAGGAAGCTGAAAAAAACCGAGAAGCTGCCAGGCTTTGGATTACCGGCCTGGAAACGGCCCATCGCAAATTGGGTATACAGCGAGTGATGGATCTGTCCGCAACCCCATTCTTTCTCAGTGGCTCGGGTTATGTTGAAGGCACGCTGTTCCCCTGGGCAATGAGCGACTTTTCATTGATGGACGCAATTGAATGCGGCATCGTCAAGCTACCACGAGTGCCCGTTGCCGATAATATTCCTGGCGAAGCGATGCCCAAATTCCGCAATTTGTGGGAGCACATCGGCAAGAAAATGCCCAAAAAAGGCCGCGGACAAGGCAAAGCTTTAGACCCGTTAAGTATTCCGGTCGAATTGCAAACCGCACTGGAAGCGCTCTATGGCCATTACGAAAAAACCTACGCTCTTTGGCAAGAAAACGGCATCAAAGTGCCACCTTGTTTTATTGTGGTGTGTAACAACACCAGTACCTCGAAACTGATCTACGACTATATTTCCGGTTTCCGCCCGGAAAACCAGGATGGTTCATCCGGTTTTGTAAATGGTCGATTACCTCTTTTTCGGAATTTTGATGATCATGGTTCCCAACTCGCCCGTCCCAACACCCTGTTAATCGATAGCGAGCAGTTAGAATCCGGCGAAGCCCTGGACGATAACTTCCGAAAAATGGCAGGCGACGAAATCGAACGTTTCCGCCGCGAAATCATTGAGCGCACCGGCGACCTTAAACAAGCTGATAATTTGACTGACCAAGAACTGCTTCGCGAAGTCATGAACACCGTCGGCAAAGAAGGCCGCCTCGGCGAATCGATTCGCTGCGTCGTATCGGTTTCTATGTTGACCGAAGGCTGGGATACCAACACCGTTACCCACGTGCTTGGCGTACGTGCCTTCGGCACTCAATTACTCTGTGAGCAAGTGATTGGCCGCGCCCTTCGCCGCCAATCTTACGAACTCAATGAAGACAACCTGTTCAACGTCGAATATGCCGATGTGCTGGGCATACCGTTCGACTTCACTGCCAAACCGGTCGTCGCTCCGCCTCAGCCACCCAGACAAACAGTGCATGTCAAAGCGGTTCGTCCAGAACGTGATACCTTGGAAATTCAATTCCCCAGAGTACAAGGCTATCGGGTCGAACTCCCGGAAGAACGTCTCACCGCAGAATTCAATACCGACTCCGTCCTGGAATTGACACCTGATTTGGTTGGCCCGTCTGTCACCCAAAACGCCGGCATCATCGGCGAATCGGTGGACTTGAATTTGGTGCATACTGGCGACATGCGCATGTCCACATTGTTGTTCCATTTGACTCAACGCCTGCTGTACACCAAGTGGCGCGACCCCGGCGACGAAGCCAAACTACATCTGTTTGGCCAACTCAAACGCATCACCAAACAGTGGCTGGATACCTGCCTGGAATGCAAAGGCGGCACTTATCCTGCCCAGTTGATGTATCAAGAATTGGCGGACATGGCCTGCGAACGCATTACCGCCGCCATCACCCGATCATTGGTCGGTAATCGTCCTATCAAAGCTGTGCTTGATCCTTACAACCCCACTGGTTCAACGAATCAGGTCAGTTTTAACACGTCCAAAACCGATCGCTGGGAAACTGCTGCAAACCGTTGTCACATCAATTGGGTGGTACTCGACAGCGATTGGGAAGCGGAATTTTGCCGCGTTGCCGAAAAACATCCCAAGGTCAAAGCCTATGTCAAAAACCACAGCCTGGGCTTGGAAGTGCCGTATCGCTATGGTTCGGAAACCCGCAAATATCTGCCGGATTTCATCGTTCGCATTGATGATGGCCAGGGTGAAGACGACCTGTTGAATCTGATCGTCGAAATCAAAGGCTATCGCCGCGAGGATGCCAAAGACAAAAAAGCCACCATGGAAACCTACTGGGTACCCGGTGTGAACAACTTAAAAACCTATGGTCGCTGGGCTTTCGCCGAGTTTACCGAGGTCTATCAAATCGAAACCGACTTCGAAGCCAAAGTCGAAGCCGAATTTGCCAAGCTATTGGACGTAGTTAGTCAGGGCCAAAATTGA
- a CDS encoding BrnT family toxin has translation MKFEWDENKNRANIQKHGVDFRDAVYVFADHWALSIPDDYAEDEERWLLLGMNLKEQVLLVVHTFRGEDVTRIISARKATQREKSTYLQRAKR, from the coding sequence ATGAAATTCGAATGGGATGAAAACAAAAACAGAGCTAACATCCAAAAGCACGGTGTCGATTTTCGGGATGCCGTTTATGTGTTCGCTGATCACTGGGCTTTGAGCATACCCGATGATTATGCCGAAGACGAAGAGCGTTGGCTTTTGCTAGGCATGAACCTAAAAGAACAAGTGCTATTGGTTGTACACACTTTTCGTGGCGAGGATGTGACCCGAATTATTTCTGCCAGAAAAGCCACACAGAGAGAAAAATCGACCTACTTACAGAGGGCAAAACGATGA
- a CDS encoding site-specific DNA-methyltransferase has product MAKDTSKLSVETLTHDDATRKNIPTAEYQSVMAKDEQNPIRLAYERRNRDLDPQLVWRGKDEQDWSDLIVHAPPLYIQEKVHPKVLIDDLLKHPSPSGRGAGGEGEQIDLFNDFNGLPDTNAKTEFYRHDAHWTNRMILGDSLQVMASLAEREGLRGKVQCIYFDPPYGIKFNSNFQWSTTSRDVKDGNTDHITREPEQVKAFRDTWRDGIHSYLTYLRDRLTVARDLLTDSGSIFVQIGDENVHLARSLLEEIFGKSNFISQITIAKTAGATSELLPGISDYIIWFAKNLELVKYRQAFQDKTGPESGAGEYKYVLEFDGTMRPLTRDEKGGKPLPANAHLYRPSATTSQRPPGSAPFVYRGVVFKPGPAQFWKTSISGLTRLGLAGRLIPRKASISYMRMLNDFPVMPINNLWLDTRWGFDAQDKRYVVETNTKILSRCIGMASDPGDLVLDPTCGSGTTAYVAEQWGRRWITIDTSRVALALARARIMGARYPYYLLADSPEGQRKEAEITRSMPSSQRTSGNIRHGFVYERVPHITLKAIANNAEIDVIWDKFQEKLEPLREQLNTILVGWAEARSPSIAIDASNVGLRSRSAQPASFKPFEEWEIPREADANWPDTAKQIHAEWWKYRIARQQEIDASIAAKADSEYLYDKPYEDKKKVRVAGPFTVESLSPHRVLTVDENDDLIDGVAQSNAEYREERDFVQMILENLKTAGVQQAHKTDKIDFTSLSPWPGELICADGRYMTPSPLEGEGWGEGEIEKRAAIFIGPEFGTVSRPDLVAAAREAGDAGFDVLIACAFNYDAHSSEFDKLGRIPVLKARMNADLHMADDLKNTGKGNLFVIFGEPDIDILDAKDDKIQVKVNGVDVFHPNTGEVRSDGAEGIACWFIDTDYNEESFFVRHAYFLGANDPYKALKTTLKAEINEEAWATLNSDTSRPFDKPRSRRIAVKVINHLGDEVMKVFRVC; this is encoded by the coding sequence ATGGCCAAAGATACCAGCAAACTTAGCGTCGAAACCCTGACCCACGACGACGCCACCCGCAAAAACATTCCCACCGCCGAATACCAATCGGTGATGGCCAAGGACGAGCAAAACCCGATTCGTTTGGCCTATGAGCGCCGGAACCGCGACCTCGATCCACAACTGGTTTGGCGCGGTAAAGACGAACAGGACTGGTCGGATTTGATTGTGCATGCACCGCCGCTGTATATCCAGGAAAAAGTCCATCCCAAGGTGTTGATTGACGATTTGCTTAAACACCCCTCGCCCTCCGGGAGAGGGGCCGGGGGAGAGGGCGAACAAATCGATCTGTTCAACGACTTCAATGGCCTGCCGGACACCAACGCCAAAACCGAGTTTTACCGCCACGACGCCCACTGGACCAATCGCATGATTCTGGGCGACAGCCTGCAAGTCATGGCCAGCTTGGCCGAGCGCGAAGGCTTGCGCGGCAAGGTGCAGTGTATTTATTTCGATCCACCGTACGGCATCAAATTTAATTCCAACTTCCAGTGGTCCACCACCAGCCGTGATGTCAAAGACGGCAACACCGACCACATCACCCGCGAGCCGGAACAAGTCAAAGCCTTTCGCGATACCTGGCGCGACGGCATTCATTCCTATCTGACTTATTTGCGCGACCGCCTGACCGTGGCGCGGGATTTGTTGACCGATTCCGGGTCGATTTTTGTGCAGATTGGCGATGAAAACGTCCATTTAGCACGTTCATTGTTGGAAGAGATATTTGGTAAGTCGAATTTTATCAGTCAAATCACCATTGCTAAGACGGCGGGAGCAACGTCAGAACTGCTGCCTGGAATCTCCGATTACATCATCTGGTTCGCAAAGAACTTGGAATTAGTTAAGTACCGACAAGCATTTCAAGACAAGACTGGTCCCGAGAGCGGAGCAGGAGAGTATAAGTACGTGTTGGAGTTCGATGGCACAATGAGGCCTCTGACTCGCGATGAGAAAGGTGGCAAACCATTACCGGCGAACGCTCACCTTTACCGACCAAGCGCAACTACATCGCAGCGCCCCCCTGGAAGTGCCCCCTTTGTATACCGGGGCGTTGTTTTTAAACCTGGTCCGGCTCAATTTTGGAAGACAAGTATTTCCGGTTTAACAAGACTTGGCCTTGCGGGGCGGCTGATTCCTAGAAAGGCTTCGATCTCTTATATGAGAATGTTAAATGATTTTCCTGTCATGCCAATCAACAATCTCTGGCTTGATACCCGCTGGGGATTTGATGCGCAGGACAAGAGATATGTAGTCGAGACTAATACAAAGATATTGTCGCGATGTATCGGTATGGCTTCTGATCCCGGCGACCTAGTCCTTGATCCGACTTGCGGCTCCGGCACCACTGCCTATGTCGCTGAACAATGGGGCCGCCGCTGGATCACCATTGACACGTCCCGCGTCGCATTAGCCCTTGCCCGCGCCCGCATCATGGGTGCACGCTATCCGTATTATCTACTAGCCGACAGTCCGGAAGGTCAACGGAAGGAAGCCGAAATCACCCGCAGCATGCCATCCAGTCAGCGCACCAGCGGCAATATCCGCCACGGTTTTGTCTACGAGCGTGTGCCGCATATCACGCTGAAAGCCATCGCCAACAACGCCGAAATCGATGTCATTTGGGATAAGTTTCAGGAAAAACTGGAACCGCTACGCGAACAGCTCAACACAATTCTTGTAGGATGGGCTGAGGCACGAAGCCCATCAATCGCGATCGATGCGTCGAATGTTGGGCTTCGCTCCCGCTCAGCCCAACCTGCGTCATTCAAACCTTTTGAGGAATGGGAAATTCCTCGCGAAGCCGATGCTAATTGGCCGGACACCGCAAAACAAATACATGCAGAGTGGTGGAAATACCGCATCGCCCGCCAGCAGGAAATCGACGCCTCGATCGCCGCCAAAGCCGATTCCGAATACTTGTACGACAAACCCTACGAAGACAAGAAAAAAGTCCGCGTCGCCGGTCCGTTCACCGTCGAAAGCTTGTCACCGCATCGGGTTCTGACGGTCGATGAAAACGACGATTTGATCGATGGCGTGGCCCAATCCAATGCCGAATACCGCGAAGAACGCGACTTCGTGCAAATGATTCTGGAAAATCTGAAAACCGCCGGGGTTCAGCAAGCGCATAAAACCGACAAAATCGACTTCACGTCGCTTTCGCCTTGGCCCGGCGAACTGATCTGCGCCGACGGCCGCTACATGACTCCCTCTCCCCTGGAGGGAGAGGGCTGGGGTGAGGGGGAAATAGAAAAACGCGCCGCCATTTTCATCGGCCCTGAATTCGGCACGGTATCACGCCCCGATTTAGTCGCCGCCGCTCGCGAAGCCGGTGATGCCGGTTTCGACGTACTGATCGCTTGCGCCTTTAATTACGATGCCCATTCTTCGGAATTCGACAAACTCGGGCGCATCCCGGTGTTAAAAGCCCGGATGAACGCCGACCTGCACATGGCCGACGACCTGAAAAACACCGGCAAAGGCAATTTGTTCGTGATCTTCGGCGAACCGGACATCGACATCCTGGACGCCAAAGACGACAAGATTCAAGTCAAAGTCAACGGTGTAGATGTGTTCCACCCCAACACCGGCGAAGTCCGCAGCGACGGCGCCGAAGGCATCGCCTGCTGGTTCATCGACACCGACTACAACGAAGAAAGCTTCTTCGTCCGCCACGCCTATTTCCTCGGCGCCAACGATCCTTACAAAGCCCTGAAAACTACCCTCAAAGCCGAAATCAACGAAGAAGCCTGGGCTACGCTGAACAGTGACACGTCAAGACCATTCGACAAACCAAGATCCAGGCGGATTGCGGTGAAAGTGATTAATCATCTTGGGGATGAGGTTATGAAAGTGTTTAGGGTATGCTGA